A DNA window from Trichosurus vulpecula isolate mTriVul1 chromosome 2, mTriVul1.pri, whole genome shotgun sequence contains the following coding sequences:
- the LOC118840004 gene encoding zinc finger protein 345-like has protein sequence MAPGSQRLSSQELMTFKDVAVDFTQEEWGLLNHSQKELYKEVMLENVQNLLSLDLETRLEVNEVTRNGGIFLEKCDLQRFMSNGAWDFKWREIHDSDINLDKNPKSEYEFDEIGKRFSQSCIPNHRKKMTSGNDCLQETENSKCFTEERELFQSHEKAPEMPVYPGNQGEMALSWSSDLIRHQKSDTGEMVSVSNKGGKTMSQNSELIPHQQIPIRKEPDKYNEWEATSFYHSSFLCQPRFHCGMKNCACPQCGKAFGCDSDLDKSHKIHTGGKFYECHECGKAFCRRSLIRHQRIHTGEKLIECNQCGKAFTQSSSLAAHQRIHSEEKPYECNHCGKTFTDRGNLTVHQRIHTGEKPYECNHCGKTFTQSSSLAAHQRIHSGEKPYECNHCGKAFTDRGNLAVHQRIHTGEKPFECNLCGKALRDRGSLAAHQRIHTGEKPFECNHCGKTFTHRGSLSAHQRIHTGEKPYECNHCGKAFTDKGSLATHQTVHTGEKPYECNQCGKAFTRKESLAAHQRIHSGEKPFECNQCDKSCRTSSQLARHQRIHTGEKPYECNHCGKAFTESSHLATHQRIHTGEKPYECNQCGKAFRDRGSLAVHHKIHSGEKPFECNQCGKTFITSSYLVAHQRIHTGERPFECNQCGKTFIERYNLAAHQRIHTGERPFECNHCGKAFTNRSKLGAHQRIHTGEKPYECNHCGKAFRDKGNLAAHQRIHTGEKPYECNLCGKAFKDRGSLAAHQRIHTGEKPFKCNHCGKAFTQKGSLTAHQRIHAGE, from the exons ATGGCCCCTGGGAGCCAAAGACTGTCATCCCAG GAGTTGatgacattcaaggatgtggctgtggatttcacccaggaggagtggggcctcttgAATCATTCCCAGAAAGAGCTGTACAAGGAGGTGatgctggagaatgtccagaacCTGCTGTCTCTGG atTTAGAGACCAGGTTGGAAGTAAATGAGGTGACTAGAAATGGTGGAATTTTTCTGGAAAAATGTGACCTGCAAAGATTCATGAGCAATGGTGCCTGGGACTTCAAGTGGAGAGAAATTCATGACTCTGATATCAACTTAGATAAAAATCCAAAGAGTGAATATGAATTTGATGAAATTGGAAAGAGATTCAGTCAGTCTTGTATCCCAAATCACCGTAAGAAAATGACCTCAGGGAATGACTGTCTTCAGGAGACTGAAAATAGCAAATGCTTTACTGAAGAGAGAGAGCTTTTTCAGTCCCATGAGAAGGCTCCTGAAATGCCAGTGTATCCAGGTAATCAAGGGGAAATGGCCTTGAGCTGGAGTTCAGATCTCATTAGACATCAGAAAAGTGATACTGGAGAAATGGTTTCTGTAAGTAATAAAGGTGGGAAAACCATGAGTCAGAACTCTGAGCTCATTCCTCATCAGCAAATTCCCATTAGAAAGGAGCCTGATAAGTATAATGAATGGGAAGCAACCTCATTCTatcattcatcttttctttgccagCCTAGATTTCACTGTGGAATGAAAAATTGTGCATGTCCtcagtgtgggaaagcctttggTTGTGACTCAGATCTTGATAAATCTCATAAAATTCATACTGGGGGGAAGTTTTATGAATgtcatgaatgtgggaaggctttttGCCGCAGATCACTCATTcgccatcagagaatccatactggagagaaacttattgaatgtaatcagtgtggaaaagctttcacacagagctccagtcttgctgcccatcagagaatccacagtgaagagaaaccttatgaatgtaatcattgTGGAAAGACCTTCACAGACAGGGGCAATCTTACTGTACATCAGaggattcacactggagagaaaccttatgagtgtaatcactgtggaaagactttcacacagagctccagtcttgctgcccatcagagaatccacagtggagagaaaccttatgaatgtaatcactgtggaaaggctttcacagacAGGGGCAatcttgctgtacatcagagaatccacactggagagaaaccatttgAATGTAATCtatgtggaaaggctttgagagacagaggcagtcttgctgcccatcagagaatccacactggagagaaaccgtTTGAATGCAACcactgtggaaagactttcacacaCAGGGGCAGTCTTTctgcccatcagagaatccacactggagagaaaccttatgaatgtaatcactgtggaaaggctttcacagacAAGGGCAGTCTTGCTACACATCAGACagttcacactggagagaaaccttatgaatgtaatcagtgtggaaaggctttcacaaggAAGGAGAGTCTTGctgcccatcagagaatccacagtggagagaaaccttttgaatgtaatcaatgtgacAAGAGTTGCAGAACAAGCTCCCAGCTTGCtagacatcagagaatccacactggagagaaaccttatgaatgtaatcactgtggaaaggcttttacagaGAGCTCGCATCTTGctacacatcagagaatccacactggagagaaaccttatgaatgtaatcaatgtggaaaggctttcagagacaGGGGCAGTCTTGCTGTACATCATaaaatccacagtggagagaaaccttttgaatgtaatcaatgtggaaagactttcataacGAGCTCCTATCTTGttgcccatcagagaatccacactggagagagaccttttgaatgtaatcaatgtggaaagactttcatagaGAGGTAcaatcttgctgcacatcagagaatccatactggagagagaccttttgaatgtaatcattgtggaaaggctttcacaaacAGGAGCAAACTTGgtgcccatcagagaatccacactggagagaaaccttatgaatgtaatcattgtggaaaagctttcagagACAAGGGCAATCTTGctgcccatcagagaatccacactggagagaaaccctatgaatgtaatttatgtggaaaggctttcaaagACAGGGGCAGTCTTGctgcccatcagagaatccacactggagagaaaccttttaaatgtaatcactgtggaaaggctttcacgcAGAAGGGCAGTcttactgcacatcagagaatccacgcTGGAGAGTAA